The nucleotide window AAAAAAGCCCGAAGGGCTGACATGATGATAACCTCGGAGGAAATAGGGAAAAAAGCCCGAAGGGCTGACATGATGATATAACCGTGCCCTAAAATGATGCTCAAACCCCGAAGGGGTGGCATAAATCTCATCATTAGGTTCAACAAATCCTTACTATCTGGATTCTATCCATTTTTTTGCATTGACGAAAGCTTCTATCCATGGAGTGATTTCATCCGCTTTTCTGTCAGGTGGGTAGTAAGCCCATTGATGTGGATAAAAAGCTCTTTCAAGGTGAGGCATCATAGCCAGATGGCGTCCGTCTGCAGAGCAGATGGCTGCTGCTGCATAATCAGAGCCGTTTGGTAGTCCTGGATATTCGTGATAGGTATATTTAACAGGAATATGATATTTCTCTTCATGTTCAGGCAAGCTGAATTTCCCTTCCCCATGAGCCACCCATATCCCCAATCGTGACCCTGCTAGTGACTTTAACATAATAGAATGATTATCAAGTATATCAACACACAGAAAGGCAGATTCAAATTTACCGGAATCGTTGATGCGCATTTTAGGATGTTGACTATGTTCGGGATAGATTAACCCAAGTTCCACCATCACCTGGCAGCCATTGCAGATGCCGAGGCTAAGGGTATCCTCTCTTTTGTAGAAGTTTTCAAGTGCCTTTTTTGCCCTTTCATTGTATAAGAATGCACCTGCCCAGCCTTTTCCGGAGCCAAGTACATCTGAGTTGGAAAAGCCACCTACAAACACGATCAGATTTACTTCACTGAGATCTTCTCTGCCTGACATCAGATCAGTAACATGTACATCTTTAACATCAAAACCAGCCAGATACAGCATGAATGCCATTTCACGGTCGCCATTGACACCTTTTTCCCGAATGATGGCAGCTTTTATTCCGCTCTTTTCTCTTCTTAACGGATTGATCTGATAATCAGTATTTTTCCCGTTAAAATGTTCGGGGAAACGGAATGTTAATTCCTGCTTGCTGTAATTCTGAAAGCGTTTAAGTGCATGTTGTTCTCCTGATTGTTTCCTGTCGAAGAGGTAGGAGGTCCGGTACCAGATGTCTCTGTATTCACTTATGTCGAGGCTGATGTCTGTTTCTGAAGACAGGATATGAAGGGCATTGTGTGAGTTTGAGGTACCAAGTATTAAATAGCTGATGCCATTATTTCCCAGAAATTCAGTTACTTCCTGAGTCTTTTCAACCTGAATAACAACAGCCGGTTTTTCAGAAAATAACAGTCGGATGATGTCTTTCTCAGCAAAATGGGTTAAGTCTGCCGTAAAGCCTGTTTCATTATCGGAGAAACACATTTCAAGCATACAGGTAATAAGTCCGCCAGAAGAAACATCGTGTCCGGCCAATATCCATCCGTTTTGAATGAGCTGCTGTATGCTGTCAAATGCTTTTTTAAAGTATTCAATATCAATAATATCCGGAGTGTCATTTCCTATAAAGTTATTGATTTGTGCAAAAGCTGAACCACCTAATGAAAACTCTGATTTTGAAAAATCGATATAGATGAGTGAAGAATTTTCAACCTTCTTTAGATCAGGGGTAACGGTTTTGGTAAAATGATCAACTTCAGCCACTGCACTGATTATCACGGTTCCGGGTGAAATAACTTTTTCACCGTCAGGGTATTTCTGAACCATAGATAGAGAATCTTTTCCGGTTGGTATATTGATTCCGAGTGCCACAGCAAATTCACTGACAGCCTGAACAGCTTTGTAAAGCCGGGCATTTTCACCCTCAATCCGCGATGGCCACATCCAGTTGGCACTCAGTGAAACACCTTTCAGCCCATTAGTGAGTGGAGCCCAGACCAGATTGGTAAGAGCCTCTGCAGTGCTCAGGCGGCTGCCTGCTTCAGGATTGATGAGTCCGGCTACAGGAGCATGGCCGATAGAGGTAGCAATGCCTTTTTTCCCTATATAATCCAGAGCAGCAACGGCAACATCATTAAGCGGAAGCTGTAATTTTCCGGTACATTGCTGGATGACAACTTTTCCTGTAACCGATCTGTCCACTTTGTTGGTCAGCCAGTCTTTACAGGCAACAGATTCGATTTGCAATACCTGTGCGATATAGTCAAACAGTTTTTCCGGATGGTAGC belongs to Sphingobacteriales bacterium and includes:
- a CDS encoding phosphoribosylformylglycinamidine synthase; the protein is LLFANPKGKNPVDLDLAYLFGKPPKTVLEDITIESEYQAVSYHPEKLFDYIAQVLQIESVACKDWLTNKVDRSVTGKVVIQQCTGKLQLPLNDVAVAALDYIGKKGIATSIGHAPVAGLINPEAGSRLSTAEALTNLVWAPLTNGLKGVSLSANWMWPSRIEGENARLYKAVQAVSEFAVALGINIPTGKDSLSMVQKYPDGEKVISPGTVIISAVAEVDHFTKTVTPDLKKVENSSLIYIDFSKSEFSLGGSAFAQINNFIGNDTPDIIDIEYFKKAFDSIQQLIQNGWILAGHDVSSGGLITCMLEMCFSDNETGFTADLTHFAEKDIIRLLFSEKPAVVIQVEKTQEVTEFLGNNGISYLILGTSNSHNALHILSSETDISLDISEYRDIWYRTSYLFDRKQSGEQHALKRFQNYSKQELTFRFPEHFNGKNTDYQINPLRREKSGIKAAIIREKGVNGDREMAFMLYLAGFDVKDVHVTDLMSGREDLSEVNLIVFVGGFSNSDVLGSGKGWAGAFLYNERAKKALENFYKREDTLSLGICNGCQVMVELGLIYPEHSQHPKMRINDSGKFESAFLCVDILDNHSIMLKSLAGSRLGIWVAHGEGKFSLPEHEEKYHIPVKYTYHEYPGLPNGSDYAAAAICSADGRHLAMMPHLERAFYPHQWAYYPPDRKADEITPWIEAFVNAKKWIESR